Within Vicia villosa cultivar HV-30 ecotype Madison, WI linkage group LG1, Vvil1.0, whole genome shotgun sequence, the genomic segment tgaattaaagttctgcacaaacatcacaattcaccacaacttgaatcactatcaatttgaacctatcaccaagtgtttgtgtttttgcctaatccaatcttactgcattgcaaatcaaagttgtcaatctagaagttaattggatttcagttgttaaacgtattggttggctatcatattacttcaccattaattccacttactctttggttttgaaacacatacgacctttgcaatagcggtccagaatagacgcaagtcgattcagaaccgctttcgctcgagtctgtagaaaaatctgtaaaaacttagtgagatctattcaccccccctctagatctataggccagcgtctaacaatatGTTTTTTTGAAGACTTCATTgtttaaataaaatgatattaaacatAGTCTATCTTTATAACCTTTATAACGTACAGACAACCAATGACATGTTTCGTCGGTGTACACATAGAGATCCTGACGATCCGAATAAGAAGCAGGCATCTTAAATTTAAGTTCACTCCAACAATTATTTCTTAAGCTATATATCTCCCAAAAGATGTGTAGATAATGAGTTAGAGGAATTTGTACACAACGAACCACCTTATAGTCATTGTTAACTTGGTCATAACCAAATCCATGAACATAAAACTCTGGCCATTCATCATCATGGGGAGAAGATTCAATGAGACGTGACACACGCAAGCTGGGAGGAATGATCTTGAATTCTTCGGTGGTTGGGTTCCACAATACAACTCTTTGAGGTTGTGTATATAAAAATTCAATCAGACAAAATATGCCTTTAACACTAGAAAAGCCAAATATATCAAACTCTTGAATGTTAAATGAAGTTGGAAAATCTAATTTAGTCTTCTTCTCGAATCTTTCTCCACGAAAATAATACAACTCATTTTCAGATAAATATAACGGTAGAAATGAATCACCAGGATTGTTATATATTACGTTATTCTTGAGCTTGATCATGAAAGATGAATCTAGAGACCATGATTTTTGTAAACAAGAAAATCGATGCAAAGATTTAAGAGGGAGTTTTGATAAAATTGAGAAGGCAGCATCATCAGGTATATAACTTTTAGTCATCTTTTAGGTTATCGTAGCAACAAAAAATAAACTATGCTCCTGCCTGAAAGATATAGAGTAAAAAAACAAAGTGAGTTATAActcaacatttatttattttccattataatattttttttaataattacattaaaaaaaatgttagaagtTTGTGATTCCTTGTTCGA encodes:
- the LOC131649842 gene encoding putative F-box protein At3g16210 codes for the protein MTKSYIPDDAAFSILSKLPLKSLHRFSCLQKSWSLDSSFMIKLKNNVIYNNPGDSFLPLYLSENELYYFRGERFEKKTKLDFPTSFNIQEFDIFGFSSVKGIFCLIEFLYTQPQRVVLWNPTTEEFKIIPPSLRVSRLIESSPHDDEWPEFYVHGFGYDQVNNDYKVVRCVQIPLTHYLHIFWEIYSLRNNCWSELKFKMPASYSDRQDLYVYTDETCHWLSAGA